The genome window TGGCATTTTTGCTGCCGGAAAGCGACTGGGTAAATTCAGTTTTGGGGATACTTGTCGGGGGAGGAAGCCTTTTAACGGTTGCCTGGGTATATGCCTTGTTGACAGGTAAGGAGGGGATGGGGGGGGGTGATATAAAGCTGCTGGCTATGGCAGGGGCTCTTGTTGGTTGGAAGGGCGTACTATTTACAATTTTTGTATCATCCGCGGCAGGCGCCTTGATTGGAATCATACTGATGCTGCGAACACGCAAAGGTTTGAAGCTTGCTGTTCCTTTTGGGCCGTTTATAGCTTTAGGCGCGGTAGTATATGTTTTTTTCGGCCCTGTTCTGATAAATTGGTATTTTAATTTATTATGAGTTCAATAGAAAATTTTTAGCAAGTGTCCATACATAAATAGGATAGTTTGTTCGAGATCAGCTATTCCCGGTCATAAATAGCTTAACTTATTGGAATCATTGAACTTTCAATTTTAGAGTTTGCAAAAACTCTTGTCTGATAACATAATAATATCAGATAGTTAAGACCCGTCCGGGAATTGCTGGTTCGAGATCAAGGCGCACTACCAAATCTTAAATCGGGTTTAACCACAGTAATACATTAAGTATCTCGAGGATTAAAATTTTAGCGCAACGCAGATATCGGGCAAAATAGCCATTTATGGATGGGCACTAGCAAGAAATGTCTTGGTTCAGCGTGAATTGGAGAATTCCAATTTAAAAATAAGCAACATTTTAAACAAAAAAATGTGCTTCGCGTTTTATTTTATTGGGTTTTTAAGGCATAGGCAGGAAGGCTTGGATAATGATTATTGGAGTTGAGGGAAACAGTCATATTTTAACCGTCTCCCTCTGGTGCATTTTCCAATGCCACCTGCGTCCGGCTATCCCTTGGCAGGTTGCTCCCCAGCAGAGCCTGCATCCGTTTAACCGGATAAAAATCTGTTTATAAATTTAAGTCTGGGGTGTCTAAAAAGGTAACATGTTGATTTGATAATATTTTTTAGACAAATTTCACAAAAAATTAACGGGATATGGTACTTATTTATAAAAAAATTAAATGAAAACAACGAGTTATATTTATATTATTGTTGAAAAAAATAGACGTTCGGTCAACTATTGAAAATGTTGTATGTATTTAATTTTATTGGCTTAAATGATATTTTACTTTAAACAGTATAAAGGCCTTTTGAAACATACCAATATCAGTTTTTCCTCACTTTTTGGACCCCTTAAATTTTGCTTAAAACTCGATGATCAAGTTTTTATGATTAGCTAAATTTAAAGTTTGATAGTATAATCACGACCATTAAAAATATTAACAACTTTGAAAGAGCCCATTCATAATGCTATTAACTGAATCTGCACCATTTATCAAACAGTACATTGAAGATCTCAACAATAGCCTGGAGCAATACCAACCTAGTGCGGGATTAACATTTACCCAGAAAGCATGGCTAAGCTTTTGTCTTACCGGTATATTAATGGTAAATGCTGTATGTTGGGCAAAATTTGAACGGGCGAGTCTGGGCAATTATAAATTAGCAGCTCTATCTTGGATGTTTCGTAAGGGTAAGATTTCATGGGACAATTTACTTGTTGGAAGCGTCAGGCGTATTTTGAAAAAATATGGTATCACAAATGGTGTAATTGTTTTTGATGAGTCTGATCGTGCCCGTTCTAAGAATACAAAGCGAATATACAAGGCTCATAAGCAAAAACACAAAGCAAGCGGAGGTTATGTTAATGGGCAAACAGTTGTTTTGCTTCTTTTGGTCACAGACTCTATAACCGTACCTATTGGTTTTAAGTTTTACATGCCTGATCCAGTTGTTAGTGCCTGGAAAAAAGAAGAAGAGAGATTGAAAAAAAAGGGACTCCCGAAGAATAAGCGTCCTGTCAAACCAGCATTTAACCCTGAGTACCCGAAAAAAATTCAATTAGCCCTGCTCTTACTTGAAAATTTTAAAGAATATTATCCTAAAATTACTGTTAAATGTGTATTGGCTGACGCTTTATACGGTTCAAAAGAATTTATGAATGGAGCCTCTAATATTTTGGGAGGAGTGCAAGTTATCAGCCAATTAAAGTCAAATCAAAATATACGGTACAAAGGTAAAAAAAAGACAATTACGGATTATTTCAACATGATTAACAAAGGTGTAAATTGCACCATTCGTGTGCGAGGCGGTGAAAAAGTCAATGCAACAGTGAGCAGTGCCCGCCTTAAGGTTGATGCACACGATGGCAATGTGCTTTTTGTGATAGCTCTTAAATATGAAGGGGAAGATGAATACCGTTACTTAGCTGCCA of Desulfosarcina sp. BuS5 contains these proteins:
- a CDS encoding transposase: MLLTESAPFIKQYIEDLNNSLEQYQPSAGLTFTQKAWLSFCLTGILMVNAVCWAKFERASLGNYKLAALSWMFRKGKISWDNLLVGSVRRILKKYGITNGVIVFDESDRARSKNTKRIYKAHKQKHKASGGYVNGQTVVLLLLVTDSITVPIGFKFYMPDPVVSAWKKEEERLKKKGLPKNKRPVKPAFNPEYPKKIQLALLLLENFKEYYPKITVKCVLADALYGSKEFMNGASNILGGVQVISQLKSNQNIRYKGKKKTITDYFNMINKGVNCTIRVRGGEKVNATVSSARLKVDAHDGNVLFVIALKYEGEDEYRYLAATDVSWRTVDIIQAYSLRWLVEVFFEDWKLYEGWGQEAKQYDEEGSSRGLILSLLLDHCLLLHPEQKACIENKTPVFTVGSLQKRAQMDVLMECVKFLLQQQDPGEKLKEMGQVIKKVFRLMPSGKHMSGRTIGRLEPTPSLSRKYCPC